GGTGGTCCAGGAGGTGCTCAGCAAGGCTCAGTCAGGTGAGTCAGTACACATTCAGCAATTTTTGTGCATGGATATCTCATAAACCTTATTTATATCGAGTTAATGTCTGTCAGCACAAGggccacacacaaaataacctaTTGCAATATCAACCTTTCAGCTTCACCTTCCCGGATGGCCAAGTGTTCGACCTCCAGTTCGTCGCCGACGCCAACGGTTACCAGCCTCAGTCGCCCTACTTGCCTGTGGCTCCTGCCTTCCCTCACCCTattcccgcccacgccctcgagcAGATCGAGCGAGGTCGTCTTGAGCATGAAGCTCGCGCCCGCGGAGAACTGCGTGAGTCGTCCAGCCACGGTCACTCCGCTCCTTCACAACTCTACGGCCGACCTTAGTAGATCCGATTTCCTTAGTTTATCCCACTTTATTCATATGTCATGCTGTTGTGCCATTACAGGGTGAATGTTTGTTATGACTGaccactgttttattttatttccgaaTGAATGTAAAACGAATAAATATATCTAAGAACTATTTCGGAGTATTTGCCTATCCATATTCATAATctgaatatttttccctttcatcggTAAAAGTCGGTTTGAggtaaaaataagagtaaaagaaAGTGTTTGACTGTATGTTACTTCTCATTCAAGTATAActatcctttcctctatttccgATTAACCCTCTCAGCTCTCAATAAAAACTGTCGTTCTCTGATTATTCCATAAGGTATAACAGTTGCTACAGTTGCCATAATTAATCTGCCCCAGTCTTGACtctataattcaataatatatgtagaataactataaaaataaggTACAATATCACTGAAAAGTGTGCACaattcttttatgtatataaacacaaatgcatatatatatatacagacacacggcCATCCACtcccacatacaaaaatacatacacagacatacatacatatatatatgtgtgtgtgtgtgtgagagagagagagagagagagagtgtgtgtatttgagtgggcatgtgtgcatgtgtgctcttgtctgtgcgtgtgtgtgtgtatgtttatgtgtgtacatgggTATCTATATATCGTCTGTGAATTTAAATCGAAAATGGACTGATCCTTTAGTGATCATGACATCCCAATCCTTTACGCTGGATTTATAGGAGCCGCGAAGTGCGAACTGACAGACTGCTTCGAACTCTTTCGTGGGTCTTTGCACATTTCTAAAGTCAACGTCCTTTTTTGGCACTTCTTTTCCGTCAGATATCCgttttcacccctctctctctctctctctctctctctctctctctctctctctctctctctctctctctctctctctctctctctctctctttctctctctcttcatttctcattACATTAACACCTATGAATTATTACGCTTATAAAGTCAAGAAGGAATGAGGATAAATGCTAATTTTTGAGTCGATATTACTCGTTAATTTCTAACCTACGGTGGAAATGACCTACAAGTCGATTGATTTCTTGAGTGTTTACCAGGAGCAGATATAGAACAAATTCACATTTATAAGCCTCACAGAAGATTCGCTTTGGCCAAAATCAGCAAAATCAAGATTTACGTTCAAGATACCTTAACTATTCCAAGAACCATTATTTGGTAACTTCCTATACATCCTGTTACGTATCCGAGCGCGATCATCTAGGCGAGGCTAGGTCGAAAGTCTCCCCGGCGGGGAaccgaaccccggtctcccgcatGACAGGGAGACCACTATACTACCGATGAATTTCTAATGATATTGGTGGCTTTTATGATCTATaaaggttttttctttctccatctttaccactcacacacacatacacacacacacacacacacacacacacacacacacacacacacacatatatctatctatctatctatctatctatctatctatctatctatatatatatatatatatatatatatatatatatatttaaatgtgcgcacacacacatacacacacacacacacatatatatgtatatgtatatatatatatatatatataatatatatatatatatatatatatatatatatatatatatatatatatatatatatatatatatatatatatatatatacatgtatgtgtgtgtgtgtatttaaatgtaacacacacacacacacacacacacacacgcaaacacacacacatatacacatacacatgcacacacacacacacacacacacacacacacacacacacacacacacacatatatatatatatatatatatatatatatatatatatatatatatatatatatatatatacatttatatatatatgtgtgtgtgtgtgtgtatatacatatgtgtgcatgtatgtatatatatggatatgcacacacacacacacacatatacatataagtatgtatatatatgatatatatataaatatatatatatatatatatatatatatatatatatatatatatatatatatatatatttagatgtgcacacacacacacgcacgcacgcacacacatacatacacacacacatacacagtcacatacacgcacacagtcacacacacacacacacagtcacacacacgcacacatacatgcatatatatatatatatatatatatatatatatatatatatatatatatatatatatatatatatatatgtatatatatgtatatatatatatatatatatatatatatatatatatatatatatatatatatatatatgcgagcgtgtgactctgtgtgcgtgtgtgtgtgtgtgtgtgtgtctgtgtgtgtgtgtgtgtgtgtgtgtgtgggtataactgtgtgtgtgtgtgtgtgtgtgtgtgtgtgagtgtgtatgtgtgtgactgtgtgtgtgtgtgtgtgactgtgtgtgtgtgtgtgtgactgtgcgtgtgtgtttatttataagaagggagaaggaaacaaACAGGGTGAAAGTGACAGTCATTTACACAGATGTAGTGAATTAATGCAtttgtaaataattttctttttaatactttaaGCAGAGGTCAATTTCAATAGCATAAGAAATTTTCACGTGTTATTAAAGTGATTATTCAacgattgtatatacatatagctagatAGCTGGATAGAACCATAGTTTATTCATATTCTTGAAATACTTCAAAGTATCTattttgtaataatcataaatcatcCTTAACATTTATTAAAGTTCTTTTGTAATAATTTACGTTGCGAAATATGGCATTTGGCAACTGTGCAACGTGAAAGCACCATTAGGCTGACGGGTATAAAAGAAGCGTCGGTTCTGCTGTGGAGCATGATTTTGCAGTGTTTGCAACAGGAACCATAATCAAAATGAAAGCTGTGAGTAAtggatttttctttaatataaatactttttaccAGAATCGGGAACTTGCATTCATCAATGTTTATCGCATTTCACGGAACAATGCAAATATTCTAGCTGCAGGCGACTGTAAAAATAGCGGATACCATATGGTTTATTTTATAATCCACATCTAAGAGTCGATCAATGGTTAATTCAATTCTctgcgaaaaaaaaatcgacaaagtcCATGTAATACCTTCAGATCGTGTTGGCGATGTTCGTGGCCGTGGCTCTGGCTGACAGGCCGTCTTTCTCCTACGACGCCCCTGCATCCCACCCATCCGCCCCCGTCAGACTGGTCGAAATCGTCCGCGACGATCGAGTCCATCCTGCTGCTGACGGCTCTTACACCTTCGACGTCGAGACCGAGGACGGCATCGTCAGGCACGAGGCTGGTGGCCCAGGAGGTGCTCAGCAAGGCTCATTCAGGTGAGTCAGGACAAGTTCAGCACTTTTTGTGCATGGGATATCTCACAAACGTTATTTATACCGAGTTAATGCACAAGCACAAGCGCTACACACCTAATAACCTGTTGTAATATCAACCTTTCAGCTTCACCTTCCCGGATGGCCAAGTGTTCGACCTCCAGTTCGTCGCCGACGCCAACGGTTACCAGCCTCAGTCGCCCTACTTACCTGTGGCTCctgccttcccccaccccattcccgcccacgccctcgagcAGATCGAGCGAGGTCGTCTTGAGCATGAAGCTCGCGCCCGCGGAGAACTGCGTGAGTCGTCCAGCCACGGTCACTCCGCTCCCTCACAACTCTACGGCCGACCCTAGTAGATTATTTGATGAACGAGTTCTCAGtcgtttcttaattttcttctgtcATTCCTTGTTGAGTATATCTTCTTGTTATACCAGTATAGGATGAGTGTTTGTTATTCCTTGTGATTTGTCTTATTTATTTGCAAATAAATTTTGAccctttacaacttttttttttctctgtgttagAATTTCCTTATTTACACGTATTGCTATAGTCGAGGTTGTGTTCAATTTAAAGTCGTTTAGTTAATTTAGACATGAATACAAATGTAAATAATTACATTTCTCTCTCGTGGGTTATTCTGATCGAATAAAGATTTCTATGATTACTATTAATAAACACATGAAGtagattaatgaataatataaatccCTTTCAGACTTTTTTTTCACGGCCCGCCGTGTTCTCAAATATAGACATTTCCCACACCTGACAACAGTTTCTATACCACCCTAGTGGACGGTAAAAAATCGTTGCACCAGATATAAAGGAATCGGCTTCGTAAAAAATCGATGTTTCTGCAACGGCCTTAGATCCATCACCTCCCGTCGGCGCAGACAAGACATCAGTGTCTCATGGGGAAGAGGACGCACCTATCCCTGTGGTTATACCTtacagaatgtatgcatgtatgtgcacgcAGTGTTCAGAAGGAAGCTGGCGACCGCAAGTCGATGCCAATCGATGTCAACCTGCCGGCTAGATTCGTCCAGGAGTACTGTCTTATTGCCCTCCAAGGGGTTGGCACTAAAGGGAATTTCTCAAGCAATTATGTGCCTACGTGCTATGGACAACCTCCTCGCCTTGATTTCCACAAGAACCGATTAAACCGCAACTCAAACTAATCATGACCTCCAGGACGAGTGCCATGCTGGGCAATGGGTGCCCCTTCCTTCTTGCTTGCTTAGTTTACTTATCACAACTTGTCAGCCTATGGTAAAAGCTCAAGTTTAAATCGCTGTTTCTCTTCCATAGACGCCATATACCTGGACACCCATCACCTGATAGGTTTATTTTaccagcacatttttttttttttttttcctatgtatcACACTACTTTTGATTTATATTCACTTCACCCGACGCTGGACTGTCTGTCTTCACTAACTAGCTAAGCTTGTAAAGAGTGTACTGAATAAGTGTGTCACTGCAGTTGAAAATATTGTAtatggcagtaatgatgatgatcaagataATCAAAAACGTTCTCAAGTTTATTATTAAGATGACGATTTTCTGCCCCTAAACGCTACAATACCAAGGCACTCGTACAAAACTATGCATGATTATATGCGCATGCCATGATTTGGTTCTTCCTCTGTGAACAAGATAGTCAGAAATTGATTACAGTCATATCCCTTATTTGATATTTAGTGTTCCCTGGCTGATGGCTATGAATAGCGTGTCAGTTTTGTTTCGCAGAATAGCGCTTGCAAAagtgacaaaaataatatgaaaattgtgAGGGATGTATTGTCAAGTAAACTGTTTCTACAAATAAAGGATATGAAACTCGTTCAAAATAGATACTTCgtggtataaataaaatatttctgcACACTATGAAGAGAGTGAGTCTCATCGTTATTCTCTTTTACAGGGTCTGCATTCCGCCCATCATTTCATCTACGACGGTCGAGTCCTTCCTGTGGCTGAAAACTCGTGACCGAGAACGGCTCTGCAGAATTCCGTAGGGTTATTTACCCTATAAGACATAAGCATCATATGATCAGTAATATGTTTATAGATTCTAGGATATATCATATCTACGGAGTCTGTTCTTAGgtcagggttttatttttttcttttattttttccagttgTAGCTTCTCGACGAACAACTCTTCGACCTGCATTAGCCGCCCTTGCTGCCCGTGGCCCCTGCCTTTCCCCACCCAgtccccacccacaccctcagGTAGATCGAGCATCCTCGGGGATCTGCCCGAGTCGTCCAGTAAAGAACACTTATCCTACACATCCCTGGTCTacttaccatattattatttgtttaagatGGTGGTTGTTAACATATTTATTTAGAATGTTGTTATGCTATCCCATATAACCTTAACACATAAGTCTGTCAATGTCCGACATCACAACTTTCACTTCCAGCGCCAATGCAAAAAGCATTTCATGAGTTTAGATCTGCAAGTTTAATGTGATAACCTTGAATGGCTGAAACGTAAAGACTAGTCCAGTCACTGATACTTGAAATAGCCAGTATATCCCCAAAGTAGTTGTAACTATATGTGAAACGTATATAGTCTGCAGCATATCGAAGTGCATAATTGAAAGCAGCTGTAAATGGGAATCAGTATACATATTGCTTCCGGCTTTTGCATTTCgccaatttatatatgtaactattatatatagaatataattaaaaattataatatatatatatatgttatatattataatatatgaatatatatatatatatatatatatatatatatatatatatatatatatatatatatatatataatacattcatccGCCCATATTTTTCACATAGATATTAACTGAATAGCTAATCaatcactattataatataacCTAAGTGCAAGATATGTATTACACatccttaatgttattattaagagTATTAATTGGTATGATAAGTATGTAGCCCATGCGAACACAAGCACATGCTTACAAACATACTGTATACAAGCAACACAGACATTTGTGTCTTGCTGTAATGAAAATCTTATGATGGTGACGTAGGAAGCCAGTCAGACACGTGAATAAAATAAAGTGAAGGGAAACGACCACAAACTTCTAGAAGTGAAATCACAGGAAAAGAATTGCACGAGATACAAACTGCATACATTTCTCTTTAAAAATTCTAATGAGCACTAGATTGTTTTTCTATATCCCGAAAGGATGAAGAAATGCTTTCAGATACTCTGGTGGCTGGGAACATAAATAGTTCTTGGGAAGACTCATTTAGTTGCTATTTTAGTGAATACAGTGTTAAAAAGTGTCCGGACGTCAAGGTGCTTATTTTTAAAGCCAAAACCTGTTCGAAGGAAGCCAAaagcctccccggcggggaatcgaaccccggtctcccgcgtgacaggcggggatactaaccactatactaccgaggaatcggCTACTATTAATGACACTATGATGGCCTTACTAGTGTAATGTGGCCGCCCGCAGCCTgccatctcttcctcatttcgCCGCCAGCCTCCCGTACCCTCGCGCGCCCTGACATCTCGCAGCCCGGTCAATGCTTGCTGCAATCGTCCTCTTTAGATTTCTCTGTTTActtatgttcatttatttctgttttattgttccattttaggTTGGTTCGTACAAGACATTTTTGTTTGAGTTTGTCTTT
The Penaeus monodon isolate SGIC_2016 chromosome 9, NSTDA_Pmon_1, whole genome shotgun sequence DNA segment above includes these coding regions:
- the LOC119576542 gene encoding cuticle protein AM1199-like produces the protein MKTVVLSILVAVALADRPSFSYDAPSSHPSAPVRLVEIIRDDRVHPAADGSYTFDVETEDGIVRHEAGGPGGAQQGSVSFTFPDGQVFDLQFVADANGYQPQSPYLPVAPAFPHPIPAHALEQIERGRLEHEARARGELRESSSHGHSAPSQLYGRP
- the LOC119576543 gene encoding cuticle protein AM1199-like yields the protein MKAIVLAMFVAVALADRPSFSYDAPASHPSAPVRLVEIVRDDRVHPAADGSYTFDVETEDGIVRHEAGGPGGAQQGSFSFTFPDGQVFDLQFVADANGYQPQSPYLPVAPAFPHPIPAHALEQIERGRLEHEARARGELRESSSHGHSAPSQLYGRP